ATAACCTGTTCCGATGGAAAGGACAACTACAAATGTGAATATGACTGATTTTAAAATTAAGTTTTTCATTATTGGTTTGATTTTAATTGTTATATAATTTTACGCCTCCATATTCTGAGGAAATATCCACATTAGAGCCTGAATTCTGATTTTTTACGTAACCTTCGTAATATTTAGATTGCGATTTGACAATCTTTTTGTTGTAATTGATACCCTCACCGTCATATTCAAATCCTCCATAACTCAACTCTACTTTGAAATTGAATGCAGCACCTTTATCAAGGCCAACTTTAATTCCCGCATAATCCGAGTGAACATAAAGTTCGTTGAAACCATTCATCATTTTGGCCACTTTTATACTTCCATAATCCGCATCGATGTGCAACTTATTTTTGATGGTTCCAAACCTCATGGTTAAATAATCTCCGTTTCCTTCAACACTACCTGCCTTGTCAACTTCAATTTTTCCATAATCACAATTGAATTCCAGATCTTCAATTTCAACGAATTCCGAATTCGTATAATCCGCATTCAATTCTATTTTATTCGCTTTCTCAACTCTGAATTTTGAGTAATCTGCATTAATACTTCCGCCGTTCATTAATTCAATTTCCGAATCTGAGGTGTAATCAATGTTGATGCTGTTATTGTTGTGATATAAGCTCCCTATCAAGACCTTTCCATAGTCACAATTTATTTCTGCCTGGCCTTTGATCTCATTTAATGATATGGTTCCATAATCATTGTTAAGGTCAACACTATTGGTCACGGGTACTTTCACCTTATAATCGATCTGATAGCTCATTTTATTCCCGGAGTTCCACCAGCTTTTAGAATTATTGTTAAATTTTGTTTCAGCTGAAACGTAGGAACTGCTGTTTTCAAATTTGACATCAATCTTGGATAACCGATCTTCAACTTTTGACTCGTTATTTCCGGAAACCGTTATGGTTACTTCAATAACAACACGGTTTTGATCCCAGGAAATGACATCAACATTTCCATACTTGTTCTTGATATTCAGTGCCGCATCGGCATTTACGTTGTATTCCTTCTTGATTGTTTTAGTTTTCTCGTAATCCCATTTCTTATTCAATGGATTTGCAATGCACAGCATGGGAACCACTAAAAGAATCGCTATTAATAATTGTATCTTATTTTTCATGACTTTTGTTTTATTGTTTTAAACTTTATTTTCCTGAGGCATTAATTCATTAAATTCCTCGAGTTGATCCATCAAATTCTGCAGGACAAGAAGTCTGCTTTGAAAATTTGTTATCATGGCATATATAACACGCTTATCAGCATTGCTTTCTTTGAGCTCTAAAGTCAGCTTCTGATAGTTTGTTTCAAGTAATTCCAGTTGTTTAAATGCGTCATCGATGATTCTCTGATTCGACGGAGTCTGCATCGACCTGATCTCTTCCACTTCCTTTTGAATGGTAGCGACATAGAAATTTTGAGTTTCCTCCATTTGTGGCGATATTTCAGCCAGTTCCAAACCTCTGTTAGGATCATTCTGATTGTAATTACCCATCCAGTATCCAAAGAATAATAATACCGAAGCGGCTACGGCCAGAATATACCAGGGAGTTCCACCCTTTTTTTCAGATTTTTGTGAGTCTCCTTCCAGTCTGTTCTGGAACCTCTCAAAATGTCCCATATTTGGCTCCGCAAAATCAAATTTCTCTTTATTCTTCTTAAAATAATCTTCTAAATTCGTTTTCATAATGCTTAATTTAAGACGGATGACTCCATTAATACTTTTCTTAACTTACTCTTTGCCCTTGAAATTGTTGTTCTGCAATTCTCGTTGCTGATATTCATTATTTGGGCGATCTCCTCATTGTCATATCCTTCTATCAAACTTAAAGTGAGCACCGCTCTGTAATTTTCTTTAAGTGATTTCATTGCCTCACCAACTTTCTTTACTTTGAGGTTTACATAATCTATTTTGACCTCCTGCATCTGAATTTCATCTTCATTTTCAAGTTTTTTATCTACTACTTCCAGATTTACTTCCTGAAGCTTATTTCTTTTCTTTAACTGCGTAAGACTCTTGTTAATTACAATGCGCTTCAACCAGGCTCCAAAAGGTACTTCTCCTTTATACGAATCGAGCTTTGTGAAGGCATTTAAAAATGCCTCTTGCATTACATCTTCAGCATCATAAGTGTTCTGAAGTATTCGTAAAGCTGAATTATACATCGCTTTATAATACAATTTATATATCTCAAACTGAGCCGTTTTACTCCCCTTCGAACAAGCTTGCAGCAAGTCTTTTATATGTTGTTGTTCTGTTTGCAATGTTTCGCTTCTATGTTAATGACAATTGATTTGTAAAGGTGTTACACTTTAGCTAAATAAATTTAATCTTTTTTCTAATAATTTTAGAATCAACTCAATAGAGAGACTACCCAAGGCCTGGTTTATTAAATCAAAAAATGGCACAGGAATTGACTATTATTAAGTGGTGATCTTAAGCAATAATACTTAACTCACTTTTAATGAGATAGTTAAATATTTACAATTAATACAAAATCATTTTAACATTACTCCGGCAATGTCAAAATGGCTTAAAACGAGAATGAGCAGATCAAAATTTATAAATATTGACAATTTGTCACTTCAGAATATTCTGGATGAAGAAGCGGAATTGATCCCGTTGATGACTCCTGAAGATGAAGAGGAAATGAGGAAAGAAGATGTTCCGTCAGAATTACCTATTTTACCACTTAGAAATACGGTTCTCTTCCCTGGCGTTGTAATACCAATTACTGCGGGGAGGGATCAATCCATCAAATTGATAAAAGAAGCGAACAAGGGCGATAAAACAATTGGTGTCGTAGCCCAAAAGAATGAAGGAACTGAAAATCCCGGAATGGACGATATCTTTAAAGTAGGTACCGTTGCAAGAATTCTTAAAATTCTAAAGATGCCTGATGGTAATACCATGGTAGTCCTTCAAGGAAAAAAGCGATTTGAAATTGATCGTCTTACACAGGAGAAGCCCTATTTAAAGGCACTTGTAAAAGAAGTTGTAGAAGAAGTTCCTTCTTTAGCAGACAGTGAATTCAAGGCGATCATTGATTCTATAAAAGATATTTCCCTTAGAATTATAAAAGAAAACCCGAATTTACCAACTGAAGCTTCCTTTGCGATCAAAAATATTCAAAGTAATTCCTTTTTAATCAATTTTGTTTCTTCCAACCTGAATCTTACACAAGAGGAAAAACAGGAACTCTTAAACATCAGCAGCCTCAAGAGCAGAGCACTTGCGACGCTGAAAAAGATGAATAAAGAGCTTCAACGTCTGGAACTCAGCAATGACATACAGTCAAAGGTTCGTGAAGACATGGATCAGCAGCAGCGGGAATATTATTTGCACCAGCAAATGAAAACCATTCAGGAAGAACTTGGTGGCGTTTCTCATGATGAGGAAATCGAAGAAATGAAGGAACTGGCCAAGACTAAAAAATGGAGCAAAGAAGTGGCCACAACGTTTGAAAAGGAAATTGGGAGGCTTCAAAGAATGAACCCTCAGGTAGCCGAGTATTCAGTGCAGCGCAATTACCTTGACCTTTTGCTCGAATTACCTTGGGAAGAATATTCAACCGACCTGTTTGACCTTAAGAGATCTCAAAAAATCCTTGACAGGGATCACTACGGACTTGAAAAGGTTAAAAAAAGGATCATTGAACATTTAGCTGTATTAAAGCTTAAAGGAGATATGAAATCTCCGATCATCTGTCTATACGGACCTCCGGGGGTTGGTAAAACTTCTTTGGGGAAATCCGTTGCCGAATCATTAGGAAGAAAATACGTAAGAATGTCTTTGGGTGGATTACGAGATGAAGCAGAGATAAGGGGCCACAGGAAAACGTACATCGGGGCACTTCCGGGAAGAATCATTCAAAGCATCAAAAAAGCAGAAACCTCTAATCCGGTATTTGTGCTTGACGAAATTGACAAACTTGGATCGAGCCACAGTGGTGACCCGTCCTCAGCCATGCTTGAAGTTCTCGATCCTGAGCAAAATGCCGATTTTTACGACAATTACCTTGAGGTTGGTTACGACCTTTCAAAAGTAATGTTTATTGCAACGGCGAACAGCTTGTCCACTATTCCGTGGGCTTTGAGAGACCGAATGGAAATCATTAACGTGAGTGGTTATACTGTTGAGGAAAAGGTTGAAATTGCAAAAAGGCATCTGCTTCCAAAATTACTGAAAGAACACGGTCTGAACGGTACTCATCTAAAAATTGCCAAAAAACAGTTTGAAAAAGTAGTGACAGGTTATACCCGTGAATCTGGAGTTCGAGGGCTCGAAAAGAAATTGGCTCAAATCGTTAGGTTTGCAGCAAAATCAATCGCTATGGAGGAGGAATACAATCTGAAAATTACCAATGAAGATATTGAAAATATTCTTGGTCCTTCTCATCTTGAAAGAGACAAATATGAAAATAATGATATTGCAGGGGTAGTAACCGGGCTGGCATGGACCAGTGTTGGGGGAGATATTCTTTTTATTGAATCCATTCTTTCAAAGGGTAAAGGAAATTTATCCATTACCGGAAATCTGGGAAAGGTCATGAAGGAGTCTGCAACTATAGCTCTGGAGTATATCAAGGCTAATTTAGATGAGTTTGGTGTTGAATATGAAACCTTGGTCAACAACAATATTCATATCCATGTCCCTGAAGGAGCTACTCCAAAAGACGGCCCCAGTGCAGGGATAACGATGTTAACCTCTCTTGTTTCCACTTTAACTCAACGCAAAGTGAAAGCCAGGCTGGCTATGACAGGAGAGATTACACTGCGCGGCAAAGTGTTACCTGTGGGAGGAATAAAAGAGAAAATTCTGGCAGCAAAAAGAGCAAATATTAAGGAGATTATTCTATGTGAGGACAATAGAAAAGATATTGAAGAAATCAATCAGAAATATCTTAAAGGATTAACTTTTCACTACGTTAATGACATGAAAGAAGTTATCAAACTTGCTCTCCTTAAACAAAAGGCAAAGAATTAGATTCTAATTTCAAAAAATAATTTTACTTACTAAAGGGGTTGTTGAATGAAACAACCCTTTTTTCGTGCGTCAATTTTACTGAATCTATTTTTTAAGCATTTTTTGCACAATATATAGCGCCATTTTTCTCAAATAAATTGCTACTTTTGACTAAAGTAATTCGGACTGATGCAATTTAAACACCCAGAGATTTTATATTTTTTATTGCTGCTCCTTATCCCCCTTCTTATTCACCTTTTCCAACTTCAAAAATTTCGAAAGGAGTATTTTACCAATGTAAAATTTCTGAAGCAGATCGAGCTTGAAACAAGAAAAAGTTCGAAACTTAAAAAGCTACTTATTTTGATCTCGAGAATGATTGTCCTGGCTATGTTCGTTCTGGCTTTCGCTCAACCTTACTTCAACAGGAATGCCAATCGGCTCGATAGGCAAACCTTGCTTTACCTAGATAATTCTTTAAGTCTCCAGGCAAAAAGAGGTTCTGATATGGAGGCATTTCAAATGAGTAAGAATCAGCTTATCGACAGAATTGCCTCTTTTGGTGAAAATATATTTCTGCTGACTAATGACAAAACATATGAGGAGCTCAGCCCAAAAGAACTTGAAAAAACCTTGATTCAACTCCCATTACACCCCATAAAAAAAGATTTAAATCAAATTCTGAATCAAATCAATTTTCACATTGCGCACAATAAAAACACTTTATATGAAATCTATTTAATTACTGATTTTCAGCAGATTAATGGTATTCCTGACAGCTCGTTAATTGATCGCAATCAACAGTACTATTTTGTTGACCTTTCAGGAACCGGTCGTAAAAACATAGCTGTTGACAGTGCCTGGGTTACACCAGTTTCTTCAGATCAAATAATGATAAAATCACGGATCAAGAGTTGGCAGACTCCAACAATTAATCTCGCGGTTTCCTTACATCTTGGTGAAGAACTGTTTGGAAAGGCCAATGTAGAGATTGAAGAAAATTCAATAATTGAGGTAGAATTTCTGATTCCTGAGAACAAAATTAAATCAGGAAAAATAAGTATAAATGATCACCATATCAATTTTGACAACGAACTTTATTTTGTCATTCCCGAAAAGTCAAAAACAAAGGTTATGCTCATTGGAAAATCAGCTCCTTTTATCAATAGGATATACAACAGTAAGGAGTTTGAGCTGATAAAAAGAAATATATCTGACCTTGATCAAAGTAAAATTCTCGACCAGGACCTGATCATCTTAAACGAGCTTGAAACAATTTCACGCCCCCTTGTTCAGAGCCTTGAGAACTTCGCCCGAACAAAAGGAAATGTTGTGATCATTCCGTCCCATGATATTGATCTCGTAGCTTATAACAGCTTGTTTGAATCACTTGGCATGGGGAAAATTGTGGAAGCATTCGAAAACCAAAAGGTTTTGAATCAGATAAACTATGATCATCCGTTTTTTAAAAATGTATTTGAGGAGCGTGTGTATAATTTTCAATACCCGATTTTAGAAAAGGGCTATATCACGAATCTTGAAGGGGCCTCTACTCTCCTAGAATTCAGTGATTTCAACGATTTTGCTTCAGAATTCAGTTATTTTGATCAAAAGATTTACTGGCTTTCTTCTCCCCTTTCCTCTAACAACAACTCCTTCATAAACTCTCCCTTGGTAGTGCCTCTGTTCTATAATTTTTCCATCAGAAAAGGAGATTTTAAATCATTGTATTACACTATAGGGAAAGCAAACGAATTTGCCGTTGAAGCCAATTATTCTGATGATGTAATTCTTAAAATGATTCGGGAAGAGAATGAATTTATACCTATTCAATTAAAGTCAGTAGAAATGACAAGAATTACAACAGAAGAATATCCATTGACTCAAGGTATTTACAGTCTAATGAAAGAGAATACTGAGCTAAAAAAAATAGCATATAATTATGATCGCATGGAGAGCGATATGAATTTTTATGACACTGGCGAATTTGTCTCTAACCACAACAATATTGAACTTTATGATGGTTTTAACCAAGCTTTAGAGGACCGAATTGAAAAAGATAATAATAAAAATTTGTGGCAATTATTTATTATTTTTGCTTTGGTTTTTTTATGCTTGGAAATACTTCTCCAAAAATTTTTAAAAAACTGATACTTGAGATGAGTAGCATCAAAACAGGAAATAAATGAACATACTTCTAAGGTCCGCAAAGATCATCGACAAAAACTCAAAATATCACAATAAAAAAATGGATATTTTGATCAAAAATGGCATGATCTCCGAAATTGGAAAAACCCTGAAAGGTCCAAAAAACTGCAGGGAAATTACACTGAAAAATTTGCATGTATCTATCGGCTGGTTCGACAGCAGTGTTTCTCTGGGGGAGCCGGGCTATGAAGAACGGGAAAATATAGTCCATGGACTTGAAGTGGCTGCGAAATCAGGTTTTACAAAGGTTGCTGTAAATCCGAATA
This DNA window, taken from Lutimonas zeaxanthinifaciens, encodes the following:
- a CDS encoding RNA polymerase sigma factor; this translates as MQTEQQHIKDLLQACSKGSKTAQFEIYKLYYKAMYNSALRILQNTYDAEDVMQEAFLNAFTKLDSYKGEVPFGAWLKRIVINKSLTQLKKRNKLQEVNLEVVDKKLENEDEIQMQEVKIDYVNLKVKKVGEAMKSLKENYRAVLTLSLIEGYDNEEIAQIMNISNENCRTTISRAKSKLRKVLMESSVLN
- the lon gene encoding endopeptidase La encodes the protein MSRSKFINIDNLSLQNILDEEAELIPLMTPEDEEEMRKEDVPSELPILPLRNTVLFPGVVIPITAGRDQSIKLIKEANKGDKTIGVVAQKNEGTENPGMDDIFKVGTVARILKILKMPDGNTMVVLQGKKRFEIDRLTQEKPYLKALVKEVVEEVPSLADSEFKAIIDSIKDISLRIIKENPNLPTEASFAIKNIQSNSFLINFVSSNLNLTQEEKQELLNISSLKSRALATLKKMNKELQRLELSNDIQSKVREDMDQQQREYYLHQQMKTIQEELGGVSHDEEIEEMKELAKTKKWSKEVATTFEKEIGRLQRMNPQVAEYSVQRNYLDLLLELPWEEYSTDLFDLKRSQKILDRDHYGLEKVKKRIIEHLAVLKLKGDMKSPIICLYGPPGVGKTSLGKSVAESLGRKYVRMSLGGLRDEAEIRGHRKTYIGALPGRIIQSIKKAETSNPVFVLDEIDKLGSSHSGDPSSAMLEVLDPEQNADFYDNYLEVGYDLSKVMFIATANSLSTIPWALRDRMEIINVSGYTVEEKVEIAKRHLLPKLLKEHGLNGTHLKIAKKQFEKVVTGYTRESGVRGLEKKLAQIVRFAAKSIAMEEEYNLKITNEDIENILGPSHLERDKYENNDIAGVVTGLAWTSVGGDILFIESILSKGKGNLSITGNLGKVMKESATIALEYIKANLDEFGVEYETLVNNNIHIHVPEGATPKDGPSAGITMLTSLVSTLTQRKVKARLAMTGEITLRGKVLPVGGIKEKILAAKRANIKEIILCEDNRKDIEEINQKYLKGLTFHYVNDMKEVIKLALLKQKAKN
- a CDS encoding BatA domain-containing protein; the encoded protein is MQFKHPEILYFLLLLLIPLLIHLFQLQKFRKEYFTNVKFLKQIELETRKSSKLKKLLILISRMIVLAMFVLAFAQPYFNRNANRLDRQTLLYLDNSLSLQAKRGSDMEAFQMSKNQLIDRIASFGENIFLLTNDKTYEELSPKELEKTLIQLPLHPIKKDLNQILNQINFHIAHNKNTLYEIYLITDFQQINGIPDSSLIDRNQQYYFVDLSGTGRKNIAVDSAWVTPVSSDQIMIKSRIKSWQTPTINLAVSLHLGEELFGKANVEIEENSIIEVEFLIPENKIKSGKISINDHHINFDNELYFVIPEKSKTKVMLIGKSAPFINRIYNSKEFELIKRNISDLDQSKILDQDLIILNELETISRPLVQSLENFARTKGNVVIIPSHDIDLVAYNSLFESLGMGKIVEAFENQKVLNQINYDHPFFKNVFEERVYNFQYPILEKGYITNLEGASTLLEFSDFNDFASEFSYFDQKIYWLSSPLSSNNNSFINSPLVVPLFYNFSIRKGDFKSLYYTIGKANEFAVEANYSDDVILKMIREENEFIPIQLKSVEMTRITTEEYPLTQGIYSLMKENTELKKIAYNYDRMESDMNFYDTGEFVSNHNNIELYDGFNQALEDRIEKDNNKNLWQLFIIFALVFLCLEILLQKFLKN